The Myripristis murdjan chromosome 17, fMyrMur1.1, whole genome shotgun sequence DNA segment AAAAAAAGGGGAAGAGATCGgaactgaaaataacaaacagGCGCCTTTAAGATATATGTAATTTTATATCCTAATGAGTGTGTTCAATCCACAAAACAGAAATCATAaaaactagggctgggcaatatggacaaaaatcaaatatctcgACATCAAAACTTCAGTGATATTTTTCAGGGCTGACTGCTGATGCTTTCATAAGATGTTCACAAacaatttttaataaataatcattagttatGCAGATATGATCAGGCAGATAGAAGCAAATTATAGAACTGCAACAAAAGAATGATAAGGTCAGGAAAGCGCATCTAGTTTTACTTACTTCCTGTGGGCTTTAAAACTAGAAAACGACAACACTCGTGCAATATATCCATAATCACAGAGAATTTCTAatttcatatcacaatactgACATTACCATTAAATCACCCAGCCCCACTAAAAACCCAGAGCGCTGAAAATGTTGAGTTAAATAAAATACCCGTAACAAGACAGCAACTTTTGAACTTCAACGTGTATTCAAAGTAATTCAAAGTACTTGTTAACCTACCTATATGGGACTACATAGGTAAGaacccaaactatcactttaagttTCTGAGCACTACAAACAACCTGAGATAGCATTTAAAATAGTGACTTAACAGATATCATTAGGTGGAAAGTTTTGTTCCAACACCTTACACAACCATGGAGCAGTCAGCATCAGTTTTGGTTGCTCcagtgggattcaaacccaaaaCCCAGAAGCCAGGTGGCATATTGGCCTCAACATCAAActcagtgggggaaaaaaaaaaaaaaaaaaaatccatagaaATCTGGCATCTTGTCCTTACCATCGTGATGAAGCAAAGCTCCATGCTCAGTTTTCTTCCTCATGTTATACACCTGGATGGTCTCATCTTTGCTCCCTGTGACCACAAACCTCTCACTGGCGGCCACAGCGGATATGGAGGCAGTGTGGGCGTGATGTGTGAAAAGCGCCTCGGCCGTCCATTCCTGCATGACggatgagaggatgaggagcagtgaggatgaggagcagTGATGGCTGTCACAGCATGGGGCTCTGGTTTGTGCCACCAGGTCAATCAAATCCTGTACTGTCCATTACACTAGATCATGGaattacacacagacatgctgctGTAGTTTTGCAGGGAACTAACACTGACTCCATTGAACTGTTTAGTGTGGTTTTCAACCCTGATCCCAGTTGGCTATTGATGGAGAGACAGCTTCAGAGGAAATCACCACAACAATGACATTTATTCATCACAAAACAACAGACATGGGGGTAACAGACGGATAAAGGTGCACACTTACTGCTTCACCAGTGCCCACTCGATAACCAAAGGCAATCTGCTCGTAGCTTCCAGCAATGAGCTCCACCACAGCTGCCATGCTGCCACTTGTAGCTGGAAGGGGCTAAGCTAGCTAGTAAGCTCACTCCAGGTTTCAGCTAATTGTTTTAAACTCTGACTTTGCCgtgaacaaagacagaaaaatcaaCGCGACACAGAAATATACCCGCAACAGTTCGACATTAAACGACGCAAAACGCCGATATAAACCAGcgttcacatttgtttttggaGCACACAAGTCCCACAACGTGAGTTCAATTCGCGCATGCGCACAGGGTGTTTGCGTCCCATTGGTTGTTGGaggttttttattttcaaaataaaagtccgtTGGGTGCGTTCCAGTCAACTATCGTCCCATTAATTTATTCCAGCTCCGGTAGctccaaaaacataaaaaacattttccttgtTTATCATTTGTTACTCGTCAGTTCAACGACAGGGGATTTTTAACCttacaaatgacaaaaaggaTAAATTGTAAATTAAGAGCAGCTTGGTGGACTGAGGGAgatgttttgaattttaataAGGACCATTCAGGGTTCAGCTGAGGATAACTCTTTGTAAAGGGGTTTTTCCCACATCTATAATTGCCTTACAGCCCACTTCTGTCCCTGCTTTGGACGATGTCACAAGGGGATTCCACCAAAATGAACAATAGCTTACTGTCATTCTCGCATGTATAAGTTTAAATATACACACTCAGTctccactttattaggtccacctgcacaatccaAAAGAATCCAATGAaaatgttctgccataaagtttccttttctgctgcctataatgctcatattttctttttatcacagtaacagaggtgttcattcacttctgtgtttggcattgagctcatagttagtgctgctgttggactggactgcattttactgaggtgtttccactattctgtcccccctcatgtatgtACATGGGAAGGGgcaaaaaaactagaaacacctCTCGATATAATGTAATCCAGTGCAAGaactctgcaaactacaacctcaataacgaacacagaattaaactgacacattttccacaatgtcaacaaaaactgatcATGAtaaaactttgttaaaaggtagaatcgctgttgcattgaactgcattagactgtagaAGTGAACAGAAAGCCTCTGCTGAGATCTGGAACTAAAATTTGCACGTAAAGTCGTGCAAAATGTCTGCTTGAAGCATTTCAACACCACAGCTGCTGACACTCGCTCTTACAAAACAGCCCCCTTGTCTTCCACGTAAGCCCACTGCAATATAATACAGCAACAGGATGGGAGCCGCCCTTCCCATAACAGGAGAGGTGGGCGGGAGGCGTTTCCCTGGCCCGTGATTGGCTGTTTACCCTGGCTGCTTCTTGATTGACGTGTCAGATAACTGTTCATATGTAATGTTCATTACCTCAGGGATGTGAGAAGTCAAGAGTTACTTCTTCCCCTGAGCGACATCATGGCAAGGAGGTGAGTTTGGGATGATACAAGACGCGGTATTTATAATACATTTATAATAAGTTCAAGTGTTGATGCTTTCAGCCACTTTCTTGCCTTCTGATTCATGCCAGATGTAGTTGCTGAAAACAGGCAGATTGCAGTGTAACTTGATGCTCCTCTTTGTTGCGGCTCCTGTGAAGAACAAGTCAGATTTCTGCTCAGGTTTGGCTTTTGCTGTGCCTTTAAAGCACAAATGGCCTCTGCTGAAACAACTGTGTGTGACTTCTTAAGGAAGAGTATAGATCTGCTCCAAGTGTCTCACAGTGGATTTCTTTATGTTTCCACGGCTGGACTGAGCAGTAGAGTTGGTATTTGTTGTTGGTGTGCgagtatgcgtgtgtgtgtgtgtgtgtgtgtgtgtgtgtgtgtgtgtgtgtgtgtgtgtgtgtgtgtgtttgtgtgcaagtctGGTAGTGATTAGTGGCCTGGATTATACAACACAACCATCAGGACACAATTGACTGTAAACAGACTCCGCTTCAGTataagactctctctctctctgtgctcttcCTTGTGATATTCAGAGTTGAATTCAGGCTATTTAAAGAACAGTTTCTGTCAGATGCTCCTTCCTGTCATTTGTGTCTTACTCATAGTTTGCCAAGTTTGCACACACTATTGGCTGTTTTTCCCCTGTCAGATGACAGCAAGGGTGTGGTTTTGATTAAGATTTTCAAAGATTATTTTTATGGCTttactgctttatttgatagtgtaCAGAGGAGGTTGTGAGAGGAAAGCTGGGAAAACAGTTGAGGGTGCCTGCAAACAAAATTCATGCACATGCTCAATTCATGCTCAAACCCATAGCATCAAATGAACACAGTATAGACAATATCCTGCTTTACATGCTATGGAAATCTCTGTCAGTGCATCAAGGTTTTGGTATAAACCAAGACTTGAACAGAGAGCCAGGCATTGCTAAACTCTATATGGACCAACAGGGGTTTGTGCAgactaaaacaattaaaaaacaaagtctCCTGTTTTCTGTTTAGGCTTCAGGCGACGGTCTAAATTAAAAAGTGCAAATTACAATCCTCATTTTTCTGGCCTGCCtttgggaggggaaaaaatgcaacatctACCAAATTGTGATGCAGAACCCAAACTATTACTTTCAGTCTCACAGTCTCAACTAGAACTTCTCATGCACAAATTtaagtgaaaacacattttgttgatttgttacAGAGGCGGTCGAAAACAGCGTTTATTTTGGAGGCATCGCTTATAACATTTGAATCACGTGCTTCCAGTTTTACAGTTGAGCAGCTCATAGTTAAATATTAACACCCGTTCAACAGTGGGCTGAGGATAAAGAGCTGATTAGAATACCAAGTATTGtattaaaataacacacaggGTCAGGCAAATTATCAACATGCTAAACTAACTTCTGGTACAAATGCAGACAGAGCTGAAAAGCAGAGTTGAGCTGagggtcctgggttcaaatccgacctcgccatctgctgcatgtcagccccgtttgctgcatgtcagcctgtctctctctcccctgcctttcctgtctctctctgctttgactgtcaaataaaccaGGAAAAAATCCCATCAAAATTGGGGGTGTTGCACAATGATGCAGCAGAGAGTGGCTGCTGCAGTGGGGTATTTGTAGTGCAGGACTTCATGAGCTGATGGCTGGCAGGTGTGTTGATCACAGGATACTGATCAGGTGTGTAAAGTGACAGGTAGAGTGAGAGATTTTAACTCGcactgaaaatgctgaaataaacaatcaacacacacacagcaggcagacCGGCGGTCACAGAGGATGTACTATGACACTTTCAAAGCATTACCTGTTGCTGTCTGAGCTCTCAGACATGAACTGCAAAGTCCCATTCCACCCATTTCACATGTAAATAACTAAAATCTAACCTCAAAAGAATGGAAAATTAGATCAAATTGATATGCGTCTGGTAAATGTGTcatgttttgcatattaaagTCCCGCCAActgtgtgtttgaatttgaTTGAATTCATCACTGGTGGCAATGtgatttaattctatgtttgaAGAGTGTCACCCGACTTTCCTGAAACAAATTGAGATTGGGATTACGGTTTTATCCAGAAGAACCTTCTCTGAACTCTCCCTTAGGcatgaaaatacatttatacatttttaattgatATATTTTAATCCCAGGTATCCCATTATGGCTTTTCTATTTGGCTCATTGTGAGGCTGAGTGTttgtctctgctctgtcctcAGGCAGGGTGTGAACCAGGAGCTCTCGGAGGTGCTGAACCAGCTCTGGCGTCTGGATACCAACCGTCTCAAACCAGGGACGGATTACCGCATCTCTCTTCAGGTCAGGGCTGGGAAACTCAGATTGAGCATAAAATCTGTCATGAAcatgttataattggccttatagttcatgtctcttgTAGTATCCAATGTATGTTaaagttcaatgtttcttgtattattcagaacagcttgactGCTAGCAGAGGGCAGATAAAGCTGGagccagacatattttctctatcttgtttgttaggtctattgcattagatacacgcccagtcaacatccacacactagcatcacacattccgggaacaaggcatggacagtggttggcctgtccatgtccgggtaactggccaattattctcggttgcgtttattatatttggcttttgggtgaaatttatggaaaatgtaaaatgttcacgctacagtgatattatatcatgaaagtagggcatttaagtagaagcatacactggtgatttcctcatctcaaacaatttcttgaaacaaaagccaacaacagtggtggatataccacaacaaaaaatgtcagcgtcaataacttgtcatgtgcccttgagcatcaattacagcttgacagcgacgtctcatgctgttcacaagtcgacttattgtctgctgaggcatggcatcccactcttcttgaagggcggccctcaggacattgaggttctggggtacagagctccgagcctctacacggcgactcagctgatcccataggttttctgtgggattcaggtctggagaaagtgcaggccactccatctgaggtaccccagtctccagcagccattccctaatgatacgacctcgatgagctggagcatcaaacacctgatgtgaattttgccgttaaactccttgttagagaacagcaatttgtgcaaaaagtactgaaacattgaacagttggacatgtgcattcaaaagtttacagaaggtcacattaagttcacctgtaaaggttataatgcattttaggttcatcctgaaatttcacccgaaagccgaatatccctaactttttgtgagtagtgtatgtacggggcaggtccaagcccaagaacataaatgtgtatcatttcctaatatcgaggctcattctgactgagatcctgcgagagctctgtcacactgagaccagcgctgccttgctttatatgtgaccaaataaatattatatctgagagctgaagattgactccggtctgtccttgggcattcaacaaaagaatcgggtgctaacAAACATTGCCTGACGCCTGGCTGAGACTCTGTGTGAACCACAAGCCAATTTATCCAAAGACTCACCTGCCACAAAAATGGATCTCTCTGTATGTGCTCTATATAACTTATGAATTATGTTTATAATTAACAAACGAGCAAACAAGCCTCAAGACACAATAACATTAAGTAAAATgagtaactaaataaataaaaacttgttACATAcctctatgtatttatttttttatgctcagtgtttatatttttttattattagtattaattTTTTCTTCCCATCAGTGCAGTCAGTAAGGATTACACAGACAACCATGTACAAATGTTGCATAAATAGtggtcatatttattttaaaaatatgtgtagaATTTTCTCTTAGACTAATTATACTTTTATCTACTACTTCtatactgttttctttttatgctacCTCAAGAAAGGACTTTTCCTCTAATTTCTATAATTTTTACACAACTTTCCgcattatctttatttattatgttgtttatttatctatttatttattttcatttctgctcaacatccTTCGTGCATAGAGTCAATATGTAtattcctgtctgtgtgtatgtgtgtgtgtgtgtgtgtgtgtgtatgttgttcTTTTTAAAGGGGAGGGCAGGCTATGTGGCCCAGGGAAGTCACCATGCCAGAGACAGAGCCAGGGCTCCGCTCTTCTCCTACGTGAATGAAGACAAACTGAAGAGTATTGAGACCTACGCTCGTAAGCATCTTTacctccttctttttttcttttcttttcttttcttttttttttgttttgttttttgctttcttaGAGCCACCCTTTAATACACTTCAGGAACACCAACTCTCCTCTCATGCAGATTTCATCAACCTGCTGGACAACTACGAGATGTCCACAGGCGTGTCGGAGACCGTGACTTCAGAGGAGCTTAGAGAGAACCACCTCTTTCTGGACGCCATACTGGAGACCGACGTCATGAAGGTGCAGGAGCTACAgactttaaaatgaatgtgatgGGTGTATAGCTGAGCCAACTTCTTAGTGTGGCTTCTTATTGTTTCCACTATGTTTCTGTGTAATAATGTGTCATATTTCTTCTATGAATACTTCTCCTCCTACTACAACTGTACTACaaactgatttattgatttgctGATATATATGTCTTTCCACATTGTATTCATTGATTTAATTGTTCAAtgataggttttttttttgtttttttgtttgttttttacgtAATTCCTCCATTACTGGCTTAGAGTGTCCCAGAGTTTCCCTATGATTTACAGTGTAGAATTGGTTGCCCTGCCATGAAGACATGAAAACctgaaataatttaattaatctaAATTTCAGCAGAGTTTTAGTGTTATAGGATTGTCTAAATGCTGAATGAGAGGCTTTTTATAACCAGACAAGGATAAAATAGAGGGGAAAGTACTCAATACTCTTACGTTTTTGGAACAAGAATAGAAAATGTAAAGATGTTTTATGCCAGCGGGGAATACATGCTACTGGCTGCCTCATTAGAGAAATATTGGTATTGGTATTAGCCTATAAAAACCTTTATCACTCGAGCCTTCTAACTTCTCTTTTCACTGGAAATATTATATAGTATAATATGGGAACAAGATGAATACTTTGCGGATTATTTTTCTCACCATTTTCCACATCCCTTTTCTGGTTTTTAGACTGTGCATCCTTTTTAATTGGAGCATGGCTTAGAGATTTGTGCCCAGtttacattatttttcacaCCCTGCTTACACGCACTGAACTTTAGATTTGTCTTTCAGCCACAACTATTTGTTAACCTGTAAATCTGCCATGACTTGTCATAGCAATAATTCTTCCATCATCTTTTTCTTCGATATGTTCTGTTTTCTTGCATCTGCAGCCACACCAAATGGGGTTGATTGTTCCTCTGCCGCTGCAATCAAGCCTTTTCTGTGCCTGGAAGATTTAAGGTTTATTATATCTCTGTTCCCTCACAGCATGCTCACAAATATCTGGTGAGCAAGGGGCAGTCACCATCAGACCAGACGCAGTTCAAGAGGCAGCTGTACGACATCTGGTTCCGGCTCTACCACAGAGACCGGAGCGGAGGGTTAGTGTCACAAGAGCAGCCCAACATTTAGACAGACCCACATTTAATCTCCTGCAGAGCGACCTGTGGAAGTATCTTTGTGTAAGACAGTGAATCCCTGAGTACAAACTAAGAAAGCAAAGTTTATTTGAGTAGTGCTTTTCACAGACACTGATCACAAAGGGCTTTGCAACAGCATAGTGCAACATACAGAGAGAATACTGAAAAATTAAAGGTCACCTGAGGCACGTGTAAAAAGAGCAAAAGTTAAAAACAGAGCATATGAAGAACACAGTATATTAAAATGACACATATGAAAACCACTGcataaaatacacatgaaaaacaatttaaaaaaaaaataaaaaaaaatcctaccaGATGACATGACTCAAGCATCAGAAGAGAATCAGAAatttatatgtaaataaatctCACAAGTATACATTTGCTCACTGCTCAGATCTATTCAGAGTTGATGCTTTGTGtctgagaaaaagacaaatgaaaaaatccaTGCAGACTGGATTTTAGTTTAGGACAAACATTTCTTGGAGGTGGAgttgctctggaggcagaaataatgtCAGTGGCTGGTTTAAATTGCAGTGGATTTTTCTAAATCATAAAACACTGAAGCCCAGTGAAAAAGACAAGCTGTAAGAGAAGAGGCAGCAAATATTATGAAGCTatgaattgaaaaaaattatatattagGATATATGGTATATTGAAGGCAGGGTTCCCATAGTTGCAAAACTGTTGTTTGACTCCGCCCACCATTTGGAGTATTTCTGCCTGCAGAAAACCCCTGCCATCtaaaatgtttgtgtaaaaaaaaaaaaattccaatctGCAAAATGCGACATCCCTTGCTTTAGGTGTAATAATAGTCAATCTATAGAATTATACATGTTGTATGGCATTGAAGTCATAATTCACTAGAGTAGAGGAAACAAAGTTTTGGTGGAATGTGGACCGGGGGTGGCACACATGTGGAGACTCAACCACTCGactgactgttttctgaaagTAATGACCGTCTCTCCCCTGCAGTCAAGATTCCTGTGGGTTTGAGCATGTGTTTGTCGGGGAAACCAAGTCCGGCCAGGAGATCATGGGCCTTCACAACTGGGTCCAGTTTTACCTGCAAGAGAAGCACGACCATGTGGACTACAAGGGCTACAAAGCGAGGGACAACAAAGACACAGTAAGAAAATAATCCTTACTGCACCATCTCATGTCTGCTGAACACACTGCTTCTCTGTGAAACCaaggatttttattattttatttattatagatcagtggttaCTACAAATAAATCCACATCCTGTGAACTGCTGCTGGTATCTGCCTCACAGTTTGAAACATCAGCACATCAGACACGAGTTACACCATAATTAACACtgattttttgtttatatttgtttttcacagccTGATGAAGATGACCATGTCTTGAACCTGCAGTTCAGCTGGAAGGGGCTGGTGAAGCCGGTCGGCGGCTCCTTCATCGGGGTCAGTCCTGAGTTCGAGATGGCTCTCTTCACCATACTCTTCCTCATATCGACTGAGAAAATGACGTCTGAGGTGGTGAAGGTGGACGAGTACGTGATGGAGCTGGTGGTCTACCGGCATGGGCGGTCCATCGGCACCTCCTTCCCTAAGCTGCTCAGCAGTAACAACAGAGATTTGTAACATCGCACCTCTCTGGCCTGGAAAACAGTTTACAGCTGTCATGCAGATATATCTTTTATAACTTTAGAAACAGTCCATAggcagtgtattttttttagacaaCCCCAGATCAGATTCATTTGCACTAAACTTGGGCTAAAACTAACTAAGAGAAGGTAACATTGTAGCCTACACCTTCTGATCTGGGTTGTTAATGATCACACTTATGTCATGTTTTGTATGCAtctgtaaaatgaatgaataaataaataaagctgtttgTGCTTCTTCACATTCCTAT contains these protein-coding regions:
- the LOC115375214 gene encoding poly(U)-specific endoribonuclease-C-like isoform X2, with protein sequence MARRQGVNQELSEVLNQLWRLDTNRLKPGTDYRISLQGRAGYVAQGSHHARDRARAPLFSYVNEDKLKSIETYAHFINLLDNYEMSTGVSETVTSEELRENHLFLDAILETDVMKHAHKYLVSKGQSPSDQTQFKRQLYDIWFRLYHRDRSGGQDSCGFEHVFVGETKSGQEIMGLHNWVQFYLQEKHDHVDYKGYKARDNKDTPDEDDHVLNLQFSWKGLVKPVGGSFIGVSPEFEMALFTILFLISTEKMTSEVVKVDEYVMELVVYRHGRSIGTSFPKLLSSNNRDL
- the LOC115375214 gene encoding poly(U)-specific endoribonuclease-C-like isoform X1 — translated: MTLSKHYLLLSELSDMNCKVPFHPFHMQGVNQELSEVLNQLWRLDTNRLKPGTDYRISLQGRAGYVAQGSHHARDRARAPLFSYVNEDKLKSIETYAHFINLLDNYEMSTGVSETVTSEELRENHLFLDAILETDVMKHAHKYLVSKGQSPSDQTQFKRQLYDIWFRLYHRDRSGGQDSCGFEHVFVGETKSGQEIMGLHNWVQFYLQEKHDHVDYKGYKARDNKDTPDEDDHVLNLQFSWKGLVKPVGGSFIGVSPEFEMALFTILFLISTEKMTSEVVKVDEYVMELVVYRHGRSIGTSFPKLLSSNNRDL